The segment TTTGTTTATTAGATGAAGAATTAGAATTACCTAAATATAAAAGAACTTGTCAGGATATCAAAAATAATGTTATTGAACATTTTGCTGATGGAAAAAGATATGTTGATATTTTACATACTATGAAGCAAACAAAATTTAGTACAACAAGTATTAGTAGATTATTTCAAGAATATCAAGTTAATAAATTAAATGTTCCAAAAATAAAATTAGAACCAAATCAATTTATTTATATTAGTATTGATGATGGACATCGAAAATTTTGAAAATTTAAACGCAATTCTGGTAAATATTCAATGCGTTTAGTATTATTTTGTACAGATAATGTTAATCATAAATTAGTTAATAAAAGAGCAGATGTAATAATAAGACCAACAAAAACAGCAATTGGTGTTAAAAAAACTGCTGAATTTATCAAAGAACAAGGAAATAGATTTTTCGAAAATTTTGACCAAACAAAAATTATTATTTGTGGTGATAGTGCAGGATGAATTAAAGATGTAGCAGATTATTTAGGTGCGCAATTTGTTTTAGATAAATTTCATTTAGTTAAAAAATTATATGTTGGAATAATCGCTGGAAATAAAGGAAAATATTGAAACGAATATAATACTTGTAGAAATTTTATTGAAAATGGTCAATATGCTGAGTTAATAAAATATATGAATGAAATATTAAAAAACCATAAAAAATTAAAAAAACAATATTTTAAAAATAATAAACAAGGTATTGAAAATCAAGGTGCAAAGTGAAATATAGGTTGTTTTACAGAAGGTAATATTTGACATATTTTAAAAGAAATGCTTGGTAATAGAACTTATAACATAAATATTTATATTAAAATGGTTATTTTTAAATGTAATCAAATAAATTTAAAAACATAACTTAATTAATTTTTTTTATTAAAATTTTAAAAACTTATTAAATTAAAAGTTAATAAGAATTTTTGTTGTGTATAAATATTAATTTTTTTATTGATTTTTTCAATATTTGTATTTTAATTGAAATTAATTTAATTTAGTAGTAAGATATATTTACAATTGCATATAATTATAGTTATTTCTTGTCTATAATTTGAAAGAAATGTTTAAAAAGTAATTATATCCTCCGTTTTTGTTATCGTCCCTATATGGGAGGTTCCCAAAAAAGTAGGAAGATGAATTACTAGATAAATAAATTCTTTCCAATATTACTATTTAAAAATGATGATAGAAAAATTAAATTCTCTTTTACCCTTAAATTTATATTCGACGTATTTTAAAAAATATATATTTAAATAAAATAAAAATTATTCTCAAAGTTATTATTAAGGAAAAAGACAAGAAATAATCTTGTCTTTTTTTTGTAATTGTAAAATTTTAAAATTTTTAATAAACCTCTTTAACGCTATTATCAACACGTGTTAGGGAACTAAAAAAGTGAACTACAACACAGTTGTTAAAAATAGTAGCTAGAACATGTGGACTTGCATGGATAAATAAAAAGTGGAGTGATACCTAATAAAATATACTAACCATTTAATGGTAATTCTTGGGGTGGGAGCGAATTGGAAACTAGTATATATAGACCTGTTGTAGGGACCTATTGTATTAATTCTATTCTTTATTTAACCAACCTTGCCACCCCCCAGTGAGCAAGTGTTGGTTTTATTTTTTATTTTTTTTGAAAATTTTTTTGGGCGAGAAAATAAATTTCAAACTTGTAAAAAAAATTGAGCGGTGCCGGTTCAATTAAAATAT is part of the Spiroplasma endosymbiont of Lasioglossum villosulum genome and harbors:
- a CDS encoding Mbov_0401 family ICE element transposase-like protein → MSFNYLWTLKEATKRMYQSFRDDIKNQWEKTDWRILKERDRKYIPVKIKERTRNTINGLVTYKCRDYKYYDEQLKKWVRVCLLDEELELPKYKRTCQDIKNNVIEHFADGKRYVDILHTMKQTKFSTTSISRLFQEYQVNKLNVPKIKLEPNQFIYISIDDGHRKFWKFKRNSGKYSMRLVLFCTDNVNHKLVNKRADVIIRPTKTAIGVKKTAEFIKEQGNRFFENFDQTKIIICGDSAGWIKDVADYLGAQFVLDKFHLVKKLYVGIIAGNKGKYWNEYNTCRNFIENGQYAELIKYMNEILKNHKKLKKQYFKNNKQGIENQGAKWNIGCFTEGNIWHILKEMLGNRTYNINIYIKMVIFKCNQINLKT